The Daphnia carinata strain CSIRO-1 chromosome 1, CSIRO_AGI_Dcar_HiC_V3, whole genome shotgun sequence sequence TGATATGTTACACAGGGGAGGGAGAAACGCGACGGAAGGAAGACAAAAAGCGAAAGCGAAGCATGAGAGAAATGTCCCTCTCACGATTTAATCACATCGCCTGTGTACATAATACCGTGAAAGAATAGGAGCGTGTAAAACGGATAATGCGTCCGTCCCAGCGGGCTAACTGCTCTTTCGGGAGATTCTTTAACTGTCGTGATAAAACGAGATCTCCAACTGTGAATAAAATCCcctaaaaaaagaacgatTTTTCATtacacaattttttcgttattattttgtttctatGTTAACCGCAACGGACTCTGAGGACGCACCGGAAGTGGACTAGCCTATGTACATCCAAACTTTAGGCAACTACATTAATGTTACCCCGATTAAATATTCGAACATCCGAATACTCTTCCAACTCCGGCGGGCGTTACAATTAGGCTGTTGAGGTCTAAGCGACTTCAGAAATCTATAAGAATTCATGCCTCGTTTAAAGACAAACTTTACACTGTAATTGAGAACAAATGGATCAATAGTTTTGAATTGTTAAACGACAGAGTATCCATTTTTACTTTACTTGACGCGCAACAGCAAATTGCAAAGCTAAAGTTCAATGCCAAGAGGTACTCCCAGCAACGCGTTGAAGAACAAGATAACGAAGCATCCAACCTTGTGCATTATAGTCACTAATTACACAGTAATAATTTATGCACATTTCAACACGCATCAAGGACGTTTTTCTGTAGGCGAACTGAAACAGGGAGCATAAATTCTTACCTTACAAAGATATCTATTCAGAAGAAAATACAAACCAAAGTAAATGTTAAATTGCTGATGCAGAACTGCACCGCATCTTTTGCGATGATGTTTGGTTTGCCGCTTTATCAGCTGGTTGCAACCCGTGACCTCCGCCATGCTAGATGGTTTGTCTTCAAGGTGCGCCACGCCACATCAACAACAATCCAATACTTTACGTGATTCATCGTCTTACGCCGTCCTATTATTTGAAGGTCCATCCAGTGGTTGGTGACAGATCAATAGTGCGAAACGGCAAATGACAGTGCCTTGTTACGCACTTCAATGTCAAATCCGGATGGAACAATCATGCAACTTTAATTCTTTATTAGTTATAGCTTTGTTTACGATCTGATTAATGCGCACATCCTTTCTGCTCCACGCTACTCACAAAGAATTGAGACCAAAAAACTTTCTGTacgtaaataaaaagaaaatttttttgaattcaaacacCGACTTCTACTTCAGATTCCATAGGCTGTAGAATAGATTGCGGGGACATCGCTAGATTGGTAGATACGACCGTTGCTGACGCGCTAAAACGTGCTGGCTTGCGGTGCATCATGTAGCGTTCAATCCACTTTAGCAAAGCCAAAACAACGTCAGTGTTGGACAATCGTCGGTCAGCTGCCGTGCTGATCCCCATGTCCGAAGTAACACGAAACGTGGCCGCAATACCTAAAAAGAACGTTCACGACGAAGCCAGACAATCAAGCggggaaaagagaaagttgAAAATAGGTCTCATACGTGTCATTATGGCATTCGATTTCATTAAGTCAAAAATTACGTTAGCTCGCCTTTACCTTTTAAGGCGACGATGGCATCCTCATCGCCAACATCATCGCCAGCGAATATGATACGGATGCGCTCGCTCCAATCCACTCCGAAAGCCGTGCGCAGAATGTAAATTGCAGCGCGGCCTTTATCCCATTCGACGGGCGGCTTGGCCTCCAGGGCACATAGAGCTGGAAAACAGTTGAAGCCGAAAGATTCAATCATGCTTCGAGCTTTAGCAACCAACTCATCTCGGGCATCTTCAGGCGCTTCTCTATTTGGTGTAAGCAGATTGTTATTATCGTTCTGTCAATAACTAAAATAGAAACTCACCGGTAGTGGAAAGTCAATAAGACGCCTTTATTCTCTACCCACGCGCCATGAGAACAAACTTCTTCCTGTAACTTTTCCATCAACTGActtatttttccttcgtaCTCTGTTGGCATGGGATGAGTAAATTTCGTCCCGTCCGGATGGAGTATCTCGAGGCCGTGATTACCAGCGTAAGTGATGTTCTCAAGGGCAACCATGGACTTGACACTGGCCACACTTCGCCCAGAAATGATGGCCACGTAGACGTCAGGACAGTTGGACAGCCGTTCCAGGACGCGTTTCGTTTCGTTGGGAATGATGGCCATGTCCGGATGGGGAGCGATCGGCGCCAAGGTCCCGTCGTAATCCAACAAAATGGCCAACTTGTCACCGCCGCCGATGTAATCCGATAAGAAACAATCGAAATCTTCGGGAGTCGTCAGCATTTGGCCAACTTCTTCCACTGGAGGACGTTCAACAGGTACCGTTTCGCCAAGAAGAGAACTGTTCATGGCTTTGAGAAATCCAATAGTCCAGGCATTAACATCGTTCATCTTTTCACGTTTCCTTAGGTGAGCCATTCGAACTTGGCGCTCGTCCAGTGACATACTAAGAGCTCTGTGGATCGTTTCAGCTGCCGAATCCACTTCATAAGGATTGACGATAAGAGCTTCGTGCATCATCTCACCGGCGCCGGCGAACGGCGACAAAATCAACACGCCGGGATCTTCAATTTGGCAAGCGACGAATTCCTTAGCCACTAAATTCATTCCATCTCTTAATGGTGTAACTACACAAACAGCTGCATCACGATAGAAGGCCGCCAATTCCGCTTGTGAAATGGATCCGTAAATGTAGCGAATCGGGGACCAGTTGGCCGTAGAAAACTGCCCATTTATCTTGCCAACAAGCTGGtccatttcttctttgagGTCTTGATATTCTTTTACATCCGTACGAGATGGTACAGCAATCTGCAAGAAAATGACCTGCTCGATGTATTTGCTGTGTTTTGTTAGCAAATGTTCGTAAGCTCGTAGACGATGAACCAATCCTTTAGTATAGTCCAAACGATCGACACCCAAAATTATTTTCTGGCGAGATTCCTTTACAACTCGAGGAGCTTCTTCCGCCATTTGAGCGAACCTAAAACACCAGTGAAATTGGACAATCgaatataaaaatttaaagtttatATAATTACTTGTCAAACGGGATGCCGATGGGAAGAGGACGGACTGATATCCTTCTATCCTCGTGATCAACCATGAAAGTCTTCCTGTCCACTTTATAATCGAATTGGCGCTGGCAGCAATCCAagaaattaagacaataatCTTCGATGTGGAATCCGACCATGTCGCAGCCGAGCAATCCCTCGAGGACTTGATTAGCCCAAGGAAGGAGTCGGAAGATGTCCCAAGGAGGAAAAGGGATGTGCAGAAAGAATCCCAATTTGATCCGGATGCCTTTCTCTGTTGCCAACTGGGCAGACGATAATAAATGAACATTCCCAGTTACGAAATAATGGCGAAACTGTTGCCAAAATAACTCGTGTTTGTGACAGAATATTACCTTGCGGATGATAGCAGCTGCCAACGTCAGATGATAGTCGTGGACCCAAACCAGTGGAAGaatgtctttctctttttggacGAGTCGCTCAACAGCTTCTATGGCTTTCTTGGCGAATAGCTGATTCATTTCCAGATAAGCCTTATTTAAACAGAAGAATGATTCTAGTTTTCCTAATTGCATATATTTAAAGAGGTTGCAAGCCCTACTTTCCAGTGCTCTGCAAAGAAAATGGCTCGGTCTGGCATTGAATGAAACAAGGGCCAGAATGTGCCATTGCAGCAACCATTATAAAATTGATCAAACTGAACTTTTTCCATGAAGACAGGTACAATCTGGCATAGAAATCAAGTATCTGTTTAAAAGTCTATGGCTAAAATGACATGGAGGTTGCTAAAAAGTACATACTTGGTTTGACAACAGGTTTGCAAATGGTGTAGAATGGCTATCCTCTGATTCTGGAATAGCCGGTTCTTCTTGTCCAGGTTCGACAAAAATACCCGGCCATCCGACCCACAATCCATTACAACGGGCCACAACCGGAGCTACTGCTGTCACCAGTCCACCGGCACTAGTCAATTCAACATACTTGTGCTAACTTACATCTTAACAATTTATGTTGTATCTTACCTGAACTTACGGACCAGCTGGCCTTCTTCATTTGGCTTGAGAACGAAAGGTAGGCGATTGGA is a genomic window containing:
- the LOC130691645 gene encoding uncharacterized protein LOC130691645: MATQTATASAQAMREALIVVSNRLPFVLKPNEEGQLVRKFSAGGLVTAVAPVVARCNGLWVGWPGIFVEPGQEEPAIPESEDSHSTPFANLLSNQIVPVFMEKVQFDQFYNGCCNGTFWPLFHSMPDRAIFFAEHWKAYLEMNQLFAKKAIEAVERLVQKEKDILPLVWVHDYHLTLAAAIIRKLATEKGIRIKLGFFLHIPFPPWDIFRLLPWANQVLEGLLGCDMVGFHIEDYCLNFLDCCQRQFDYKVDRKTFMVDHEDRRISVRPLPIGIPFDKFAQMAEEAPRVVKESRQKIILGVDRLDYTKGLVHRLRAYEHLLTKHSKYIEQVIFLQIAVPSRTDVKEYQDLKEEMDQLVGKINGQFSTANWSPIRYIYGSISQAELAAFYRDAAVCVVTPLRDGMNLVAKEFVACQIEDPGVLILSPFAGAGEMMHEALIVNPYEVDSAAETIHRALSMSLDERQVRMAHLRKREKMNDVNAWTIGFLKAMNSSLLGETVPVERPPVEEVGQMLTTPEDFDCFLSDYIGGGDKLAILLDYDGTLAPIAPHPDMAIIPNETKRVLERLSNCPDVYVAIISGRSVASVKSMVALENITYAGNHGLEILHPDGTKFTHPMPTEYEGKISQLMEKLQEEVCSHGAWVENKGVLLTFHYREAPEDARDELVAKARSMIESFGFNCFPALCALEAKPPVEWDKGRAAIYILRTAFGVDWSERIRIIFAGDDVGDEDAIVALKGIAATFRVTSDMGISTAADRRLSNTDVVLALLKWIERYMMHRKPARFSASATVVSTNLAMSPQSILQPMESEVEVGV